A DNA window from Aquarana catesbeiana isolate 2022-GZ linkage group LG01, ASM4218655v1, whole genome shotgun sequence contains the following coding sequences:
- the LOC141128623 gene encoding serine/threonine-protein kinase SBK1-like: protein MSQSSVSISSTISALSYLLTTNPSGSQSEMIPEPQKDNMSEAPIYMTSLDYFQGLNKTPAWYMGDDTMASADHNVEGLLDRMVSFYAQELQQIDFEEYFLIEEELGKGGYGNVFLVNDKQTGQRMAMKVMDKDKTSQQSFLHEFSISYLLSSHQNIIGCFGFFFSTIDYFVFAQELAPDGDLFSMIFPNVGIPEDAAKRCAVQISSALEFISERGFVHMDLKPENVLVFDQDCHCVKITDFGLTKVTETVIRARCGSKSYMAPEMFNLNISDGLAVDGSLDVWAFGVVIYCLVTGEFPWRVAMLDDESYKQYVDWQNDFREVNPPETWEKVPAGIQRMFLDLLAIDRAKRSKTSVVLKYLGESWKEETPELTLTTYQPVQF, encoded by the exons ATGTCACAGAGCAGTGTATCCATCTCATCAACTATCAGCGCTTTGTCTTACCTTCTGACCACAAACCCCTCTGGATCTCAGTCTGAGATGATTCCAGAGCCACAGAAGGACAACATGTCAGAGGCACCAATTTAT atgACAAGTCTGGACTATTTCCAGGGGTTGAACAAGACCCCTGCCTGGTACATGGGGGAT GACACTATGGCCTCTGCTGACCATAATGTGGAAggtcttctggatagaatggtgtCTTTCTATGCACAAGAACTACAGCAGATTGACTTTGAAGAGTACTTCCTCATTGAGGAGGAGCTTGGAAAAGGTGGCTATGGAAATGTATTCTTGGTGAACGACAAGCAAACAG gTCAAAGAATGGCAATGAAGGTTATGGATAAGGACAAAACCAGTCAGCAGTCTTTCCTCCATGAattcagtatttcatatttactgtcttctcatcaaaatatcatcggatgttttggcttcttcttctccaccattgactattTTGTTTTTGCCCAGGAACTGGCACCTGATGGAGATCTGTTCTCCATGATCTTTCCAAAT gtgggaattccagaagacgcagcaaagaggtgtgctgtgcagatttCCAGTGCTCTGGAATTTATATCTGAGAGAGGTTTTGTACACATGGACCTCAAACCAGAAAATGTTCTTGTGTTTGACCAGGACTGCCATTGTGTCAAGATCACGGACTTTGGACTCACTAAGGTCACAGAGACAGTTATTAGAGCAAGATGTGGAAGCAAATCTTACATGGCCCCAGAGATGTTTAACCTGAACATTTCAGATGGACTGGCTGTAgatggcagccttgatgtgtgggcATTTGGTGTTGTCATCTACTGCCTAGTCACAGGAGAGTTTCCATGGCGGGTGGCCATGCTTGATGATGAATCATATAAACAGTATGTTGACTGGCAAAATGATTTCCGGGAGGTTAATCCTCCAGAAACATGGGAAAAGGTTCCTGCTGGCATACAAAGAATGTTTTTGGATCTTTTGGCAATTGATCGCGCCAAAAGAAGTAAAACTTCAGTAGTCTTAAAATACCTGGGTGAAAGCTGGAAAGAAGAAACTCCAgagttgactttaaccacttaccaacccgtCCAATTCTGA